The DNA region CTGAGCCAATATAAAGCCAGAGCATCTGTAGCTCTGTTCACTAGAAGCAGCATTGGAGGCTGCAGCCAAGGGGGACAAGGAGGCGGCATTTCCACATCTCAGCCCCTCAGTCTTGGGCAGGCTGCCAGCCCGGAGAGCCAGGGAAGcactgaggcagggagatcatTATCACGAGGAAGGAAGCTCTGGCAGCTCCACCAGGCTGTTTGTGACAAGCAGGCTCTGGGCCACGGAAGTCCCTTAAGGTCAAGGGAAATGTGATCCCAGAACAGAGGGATGAAGCTGGGACACTCCCCTTACCCTATGCCTTCAGGCCAAAGGGATCTACCCAGAACTAGGCCCAGAGCCCAGGTCAGAATAGCAGTGGGCTTGAGAAGGGGGAGGGGCagttagagagggagagagagaatgaatcaaGGTCCCCCGGCACCTTATAAAAAGATCTCTTGGCTGGAGAGGTAATGACCTTGATTGCAGCCAACACAGGGTAACTGGCTCTGTAGGCATGGGTGAACTCTAACCCACTTCTCCTCTTGTATCTGTTTTGGTCTGCTTTTATACCCAACTGGTTTAGTAGCACTGTGTTGAGATTTAGGACATCAATTTTCAATTCCAGGTGCTGCTTCTAACCAATCAGACAAGCTCTTTAATTGATTAAGCCTTCTGCAATCTCAATTTCCTCGTCCATAAAGGAGGCAAGCAATCCCTGTCAGGATTCCTGTGGATATATTGTGAAAAGTGTGACGTGTTATGTAAATATCATGTGGCATTTTTttgtcttcctctttccttccgaCCCCCTCTCCCCATACAGGTGACCCCCACATCAGAGCTGGGAAGACTTCTGGTTTAGGAATGGAAACAGAGCTGTCTATAAATTCTATTCATCCCTTCTCCATTTACTTCCTCTCTTATCATGCTGTCATGACAAGATGGGATGAGGGAGAGAAGTTTAAAGGTATAGACCAGGGAACCTATGAACCTGAGTTTGCTTAGCCCCTCTCTTGGGGATAAGTTTCTGggaaaacagcaattaaaagaTGAAAGACCATCTTCTCGGAGCTCAGCCCACCAACCTATCAGCCTCAGCTCCCTGTCAGCTTCTCCAAAGAGCCTGAACCAGGAAGAGCCCTCAGAGATGAAAGGAAGAGAACACTCTGGGTGGAGAAGGAGCCAAGGAGGATGGGTGCAGAGGCCTGGAGAAGGAATTAAGACCCAACCAAAGAGTCAGAAAGTCTGGAAACCGGAAGGACTTTATCCAAGTGCACCGGAACCAACTGAAATTTCTTAGAGTCCCCTTTCTGGGGAGGGTCACAGGCTACTATGTAAGGTGCATTCAGATGCTTCTCTTTGTACCTACAGTTCGGATACTTCCCTGAGGTGAGTGTACACATGGTGAGGGACACAGGTCCTGAGCTCTGGTGGCAGTTTTTGTGGTTGTTCTTGCAGGTTATGTTGGCGGTCTGGCAGGTGGTGGCCACATTGGAGAAGGATTCATGCAGGAAGGTGTTGAGGTTTTTGCAGTGTTTTGTGAACTTGTTGACGTGACCCATCGCTGAGTTGCATGCTTGCGGCTTGGGCTGCACGTGCTGAGTTTCAAACCACTGAGATGAGGTCATGTTCTTGGGCTTGGCACTGACTGGGGCCTCAGGTACCCACAGTcccagcagcaggagcagcagcaggggGTAGAATCCTGGTCTGGCTGGTGTCATCTCTCCTGAGAGGACCTGTCAGGATGGAAGGCTGGGTTTGCTAggaacagacagcagaggtattcAGAAGTATGCAGTTGAGAATACTGCCTTCCTTTATC from Ictidomys tridecemlineatus isolate mIctTri1 chromosome 5, mIctTri1.hap1, whole genome shotgun sequence includes:
- the LOC101966211 gene encoding ribonuclease 8 codes for the protein MTPARPGFYPLLLLLLLGLWVPEAPVSAKPKNMTSSQWFETQHVQPKPQACNSAMGHVNKFTKHCKNLNTFLHESFSNVATTCQTANITCKNNHKNCHQSSGPVSLTMCTLTSGKYPNCRYKEKHLNAPYIVACDPPQKGDSKKFQLVPVHLDKVLPVSRLSDSLVGS